The genomic window TCGGCCGAGGCGCTCGACGCGATGCGGGCCCTTCCCGCGATCACCGGCGCCACGGTGATCCATCTCCCCCCGCCGGGGACGCGCCCGGCTTGGATGGGGGCGTAGCGCACCGTCCGAATAAGGACGATTGCGATCACGATCGCGGCGGATTTCGGCACGTTGCGTCACGGACGGCGGTCTCTTGCGCCCGTCGGCAAGCGGTCGGCTTCGCGCCCTCGCGGCGAAGTTGCGGCCATTCCCCCGCAGAGGCGGTACAGGCGGCACGGTCCGAATTCTGCCTCGTATTTTTCCTATTCGGCACGCCGCGCAGGCCACGCCGCGTGCGCAACCTTGGCCGATAATTCCTCAGGCCGTCGCGGCGCTCGCCAGTGCAATCGGCTCTCCATCTCGCCCTCGCCACCCTCCCGGTCGTTACAAGCCATGGAAGCCGTCGTCCCCCCCTGCGCATTGGTCGATCGTGTTCACGGACTGCTCACCCAGAGCCCCCATCTGGCCCCCCGCGACCTCGAAGTCGTCGCCGCCGACGGGGCCGTGCGGTTGCACGGCACGGTCAAGAGCTTTTTCCAGAAGCAGATGGCCCAGGAGATGCTTCGCCGCGTCGACGGCGTCCAGCGAATTGAGAACCTGCTGCAAGTGAACTGGTAGCAGTCAATTCTCGCAGCACTCCGCTGGCCGGCGTGCCGCCGACGAGCGTTCGCGGCAGGCCTTCGCGTCGTTTCTTGGCAGGCTTCTCCCTCCTGCGATACACTCAGCGTCTCGTCTCGCGCCGTCGGCGGCGCGGTCGATCGTCTTCTCGCTGAGGGTTTCACCGCATGTTCGCTTCGTGCTCCCGGTTTGTCGGAATGTTTGTCGATCTTCGGAAACTCGCCTCGACGGCAATCGTCGGAGGACTGCTCGTGCCCGCCGCTGCTCGCGCCGACGGCTTGGACGAGATTGGTCCCGCGGGGGAGATCGTTCGCGTCGCCACGGCCTTCGGCTTCACCGAAGGCCCCGCCGCCGACGGACGCGGCAACGTCTATTTCACGGATATTCCGAACAAACGGATTCACGTGCTCGACCCCGCGGGAAAACTCAGCTTGTTCACCGACGAGTCCCGCAGCGCCAACGGCCTGATGTTCACGCGGGGGGGCAAGCTCGTCGCTTGCGAGGCCGACGACGGAGCGGTCGCCGAGTGGGACGTGGCGACCAAAACGCGCCGCGTCCTTGCCGCCGTTCATGACGGCAAGCGGCTGAACGCCCCCAATGACTTGACGCTCGACGCGCACGGCGGGCTCTACTTCACCGATCCTCACTACAACGCTCCCCGGCCGCTGCCGCAGGAGACGCGCGGCGTCTACTACTTGGCGGCCGACGGCGCGGTGACGCGCGTCGTCGAGAACCTGCCGGCTCCCAACGGAATCATGTTGTCGATCGACGGACGCACCCTGTACGTCGCCCCCACCGAATCGGATTCGATCCGCGCCTATCCGGTCGAGTCTCCAGGTCGGATCGGCGCCGAGCGGGTGCATGCCAAGCTGAGGACGAAAACCGGCGAGGCGATCGCCGGGTGCGACGGCTGCACGCTCGACGAGCGCGGCAATCTGTACGTCACCACCTCGTTGGGCGTGCAGGTCGTCAGTCCGGCGGGCGAGTGGTTGGGGCTGATCGAATTCCCCGAGCAGCCGGCCAACTGCACCTTCGGGGGCGAACGGGGCGACGTCCTCTACGCCACCGCCCGCACGAGCGTCTACGCCGTGCCGATGCGAGTGCGGGGGAGCCGGCACGCGGACGCCGCCAAATAGGCGATGTCGCGTGCCTGAGCCGAGCGGCGCGAACCGCGAGCAATGCCAAGCTTGCTCTTCGGCGCCTTGCAAGGGGAACTCTCTGCTTGGCGCTACTCTCCGGGGGCGATTGTCGCGTAGCTCGCGATCATCGCCCCGACGTACGCGAGCAGCAACACCAAGCCGAATCCCCGCTTGAGCCGTTCTCCGGACGTCAACACGCCGACGCGGAAGACGACCAGCAGCCCGATCATCGCGGGGAACAGCACGCGGAAGAATTCCGGCGTCGCGACCAGCCCCGCGGGGGTCGCGGCCGCTGCCAGCCCCGCGACGAACAGCACGTTGAGGATGTCGGCGCCGATGACGTTGCCGACCGCCAGATCGCCGTGCCCGCGCAGCGACGCAGTGATTGCGGTGACGAGTTCCGGCAGCGACGTGCCGAACGCCACGAGCGACGCCGCAACGATCGCCTTGGGGACCCCTAGCCGCTCAGCGGCGACGCTGATCGCCGGGATCAGCAGGTGGCTCGCCAGCACGACCATCCCGACCGCCGCCAGCAACTTGGCGACGACCGCCGGCAGCGGGGAGGCCAGATCGCCCGATTCCTGCTCGATCGCTTCAAGTTTGGCCGCGATTTCCTCGGGGTCGCTCTGCCGGGCCCAGCGAACATTGAGCCACAAGTAACCGACGAGCAGCCCCACGAGCAGGAACCCGGCGCGCTGCGACAGGCGTCCGCCGTCGACCAGCGGGCTGCCGCCGATCGGCCAGCAGAGCGCCACCAAGAGCAGCGCCGCGCCAAACTGCAGCCAACCTTGTCGGTTCACGATCCGCCGCGGCAACACGGGGGGCGCCACGAGGCAGGCGATCCCCAGGATCAGCCCCGTATCGCAAATGATCGACCCGACGGCGTTGCCCAGCGCCAAGCCGGGGTCCCCCTGCAGTGCGGCCAGCACCGACACGGCCGCCTCGGGCGAAGTGGTGCCGAGACTGACGATCGTCGCTCCGATGACCACCTTGGGCAGCCCGGAGCGTTCGGACACGACGACGGCCTCGCCGACCAGCTTGTCGGCCGCCTTGCCCAGCAGAAAGAGCAGTCCCGCCAACAGACCCGCCAGCGCCGCCGCGCCTCGCGCCTGATAGAAGTCGTGAAGGGCTTCCTCGCCAAGCACGGAAGTCAGAGCGTCGATCATGGCGGCAAGCGACTCCGGGCAAGAGCGGGCCTGACGCGCCGCGGGGCAACGTCGGTTCGCTCGATCTTGGCGAGGAAATGCGTTACTTTGCGGAACGCATCAGGCTGGCCGAGATGGCGTGGAACACGGGGCCGAGTTGTTCCA from Pirellulales bacterium includes these protein-coding regions:
- a CDS encoding BON domain-containing protein, yielding MEAVVPPCALVDRVHGLLTQSPHLAPRDLEVVAADGAVRLHGTVKSFFQKQMAQEMLRRVDGVQRIENLLQVNW
- a CDS encoding SMP-30/gluconolactonase/LRE family protein, whose protein sequence is MFVDLRKLASTAIVGGLLVPAAARADGLDEIGPAGEIVRVATAFGFTEGPAADGRGNVYFTDIPNKRIHVLDPAGKLSLFTDESRSANGLMFTRGGKLVACEADDGAVAEWDVATKTRRVLAAVHDGKRLNAPNDLTLDAHGGLYFTDPHYNAPRPLPQETRGVYYLAADGAVTRVVENLPAPNGIMLSIDGRTLYVAPTESDSIRAYPVESPGRIGAERVHAKLRTKTGEAIAGCDGCTLDERGNLYVTTSLGVQVVSPAGEWLGLIEFPEQPANCTFGGERGDVLYATARTSVYAVPMRVRGSRHADAAK
- a CDS encoding sodium:calcium antiporter, with protein sequence MIDALTSVLGEEALHDFYQARGAAALAGLLAGLLFLLGKAADKLVGEAVVVSERSGLPKVVIGATIVSLGTTSPEAAVSVLAALQGDPGLALGNAVGSIICDTGLILGIACLVAPPVLPRRIVNRQGWLQFGAALLLVALCWPIGGSPLVDGGRLSQRAGFLLVGLLVGYLWLNVRWARQSDPEEIAAKLEAIEQESGDLASPLPAVVAKLLAAVGMVVLASHLLIPAISVAAERLGVPKAIVAASLVAFGTSLPELVTAITASLRGHGDLAVGNVIGADILNVLFVAGLAAAATPAGLVATPEFFRVLFPAMIGLLVVFRVGVLTSGERLKRGFGLVLLLAYVGAMIASYATIAPGE